The following coding sequences lie in one Alphaproteobacteria bacterium genomic window:
- a CDS encoding methyltransferase, with translation MNEPLTDVRQISHIAYGFMASKALFAALNVELFGHLDKGARDIEALAGATGMTPQGLETLLASLLSLGLLVRDGDDYANAPATASYLVPGAKAYFGDYYRFQIDRQVYPNFIHLDAGLAGNEEGLAHDSFSGWVEDAQMAADFSRAQHAGSLGPALMMSDRIDLSGRRRLLDVAGGTGAYSITFCRRQAELVATIIDFPSVIEVAKGYVTAAGLEDRITLQAGDALAEEWPGNQDVVLMSYFLSAVGGGDIETLLGRAWQALAPGGRLIVHDFMLDDDRAGPAQAAAWFLVYLPLRTDAVSFSAAELEPLIAGHGFEGIQDQVMIPEITKVITAEKPGTG, from the coding sequence ATGAACGAACCCCTGACCGACGTTCGCCAGATCTCGCACATCGCCTATGGCTTCATGGCCTCGAAGGCGCTGTTTGCCGCCCTCAACGTCGAGCTTTTCGGACACCTCGACAAAGGGGCGCGGGATATCGAGGCGCTGGCGGGCGCCACCGGGATGACGCCCCAGGGCCTGGAGACCTTGCTGGCAAGTTTGCTCAGCCTGGGCCTCCTGGTGCGCGACGGAGACGACTATGCCAACGCGCCGGCCACCGCCAGCTACCTGGTGCCCGGGGCCAAGGCTTATTTCGGCGATTACTACCGCTTCCAGATCGACCGCCAAGTCTATCCCAACTTCATCCACCTGGACGCCGGATTGGCGGGTAACGAGGAAGGCCTGGCCCACGATTCCTTCAGCGGCTGGGTCGAGGACGCCCAAATGGCGGCGGATTTTTCCCGTGCCCAGCATGCCGGATCATTGGGGCCGGCGCTGATGATGTCCGATCGCATCGATCTTTCCGGCCGCCGCCGGCTGCTCGACGTGGCCGGCGGCACCGGCGCCTACAGCATCACGTTCTGCCGCCGCCAGGCCGAACTGGTTGCCACCATCATCGATTTTCCCAGCGTCATCGAAGTGGCCAAGGGCTACGTCACGGCGGCCGGCCTGGAAGACCGGATAACGCTGCAAGCGGGCGACGCCCTGGCCGAGGAATGGCCCGGCAACCAGGACGTCGTCCTGATGTCCTATTTCCTCAGTGCCGTCGGCGGCGGCGATATCGAGACCCTCTTGGGCCGGGCCTGGCAGGCCCTGGCGCCTGGCGGCCGGCTCATCGTGCACGACTTCATGCTCGACGACGACCGCGCCGGACCGGCCCAGGCGGCGGCCTGGTTCCTGGTCTACCTGCCGCTGCGCACCGACGCCGTCTCGTTCAGCGCCGCCGAGCTCGAGCCCCTGATCGCCGGCCACGGATTCGAGGGCATCCAGGACCAGGTGATGATCCCGGAGATCACCAAGGTGATCACGGCAGAGAAGCCGGGTACCGGCTGA
- a CDS encoding ABC transporter ATP-binding protein, with translation MSDVALELRQIERTFVQGGVELMVLRGATLELAAGEIVALLGPSGSGKSTLLHVAGLLERADGGEVSIAGRACNAMSEGERTLTRRHRLGFVYQHHHLLPEFSALENVVLPQMVNGRSRRQARQRAGELLARFGLAERLSHRPGRLSGGEQQRVAIARAVANEPSVLLADEPTGNLDHDTADGVFAELQEEVRKRGLAALVATHNTDLARRMDRVVTLREGILETA, from the coding sequence ATGAGTGACGTGGCCCTGGAATTGCGCCAAATCGAACGCACCTTCGTGCAGGGTGGCGTCGAGCTCATGGTCCTGCGCGGGGCTACTCTGGAACTGGCGGCCGGCGAGATCGTGGCGCTGCTCGGTCCTTCGGGTTCGGGCAAGTCGACGCTTCTGCACGTTGCCGGCCTGCTGGAACGCGCCGACGGCGGCGAGGTCTCTATCGCCGGCCGGGCCTGCAACGCCATGTCCGAGGGCGAACGCACGCTGACGCGGCGCCACCGACTGGGGTTCGTCTACCAGCATCATCATTTGTTGCCCGAATTTTCGGCCCTGGAAAACGTCGTGCTGCCGCAGATGGTGAACGGCCGCAGCCGCCGCCAGGCCCGCCAACGGGCCGGGGAGCTGCTGGCCCGTTTTGGCCTTGCCGAGCGTCTGAGCCACCGCCCGGGGCGGCTTTCGGGGGGCGAGCAGCAGCGCGTCGCCATCGCCCGCGCCGTGGCCAATGAGCCGTCCGTGCTGCTGGCCGACGAGCCCACCGGCAATCTCGACCACGACACCGCCGACGGCGTCTTCGCGGAGCTTCAGGAAGAGGTTCGCAAGCGCGGCCTGGCCGCCCTGGTTGCCACCCACAACACCGACCTGGCGCGCCGCATGGACCGCGTGGTGACGCTACGCGAAGGAATATTGGAAACGGCATGA